The region GGCACGGTCTACCTGCACTTCCCCACCAAGGAGGTGCTGTTCGGGCTGGTCGTGGTCCGGGTCCAGCTGGAGGTCGGCACCCGGCTCATCGAGGCCATGAGAACCGACCCCGCGGCGATCATGCCGGGGGCCACCGCCCGCTGGATCTACCTGACACAGCACGAGACCCCGCTGGTCAAGGCCATCCTCGCCCGCGACCCGCAGACCCTGGGCGGCATCGTCGAAACGGTCGGCACCACCCAGAGCGGGCTGATCGGCCTGCGGGCCCGCGTGATGCAGGAGTACTTCACGGTCCTGCGCGGGCACGGCCTGCTGCGCACCGACCGACCGGTCGAGGAGCAGAACTACCTGTTCGTCTCGTCCGTCCTGGGCGGGCTGGTCGCACCGCCCCTGCTGTCCCGGCAGTCCTACCCGGTCCCCGAAGCGCGGGTGCGCGCCGACATCCTCGGCGAGTCCGTGCGGCGGAGCCTGGAGGAGGACGCCGACCCCGACGCGCTGCTCGCCGCCCGCCCCGAGGTCCTCGCCCTGTTCGAGGGGCTCATGGGGTGGGCGCGCAAGGCGCTGGAGGAGTACCTCCCATCCACCGAGTGAACGCCCGGGAGGGCACATGAGCACTCAGACCCTGTTCGAACTGACGGCCCCGCCGGCCGACCTCGACCACGTCGAACTGCTGGAGCGCGTCCGCGCCGCCGGACCGCGGGCCCGCGCCACCATGGGCGGCATGGAGATGCGGCTGGTCGTGGACGACGCCGACGCCCGCACCATCCTGAGCGACCGCCGGTTCGTGGTCAACGCCGAGAACCTGCCCGGCGAGCGGACGGTGCCGTCCCGGCCGGAACTGCTGCTGGCCATGGGCATGCGGCCCGAACTGATCACCCACATCAGCGAGGGCCTGCTGGACAAGGACGGGGTCGACCACGTCCGGCTGCGCAAGCTGGTCTCGCGCACCTTCACCGTGCGCCGGATCGAGGCGATGCGCCCGCGCATCCGCGCCATCGCCGAGAAGCTCATCGCCGGCCTGCCCGACCGCGCCGAGGGCGCGTCCGTGGACCTGGTCGACCACTTCACCTACCCGCTGCCGATCGCCGTCATCTGCGACCTGCTCGGGGTGCCCGAGGAGGAGCGGGCGCCCTGGCGGGAGTGGGGGCACACCCTCACCTCGTTCAAGTTCTCCGACCTGGAGGAGATGAACGGGACGGTCGGCTCCCTGGTGGACGCCTCCCGGCGCCTCATCGCGCTGCACCGCGAGCACGAGTACGACGACCTGCTCGGCGACCTGGTCCGGGTCCGCGACGAGGACGGCGACCGGCTCTCGGAGGAGGAGCTGATCACGATGATCATCACCCTGGTCGTCGCCGGTCACGAGACCACCGCCAACCTCATCGCCAACGGGACCCACGCCCTGCTCACCCACCCCGACCAGCTGGCCGCGCTGCGGGAGGACCCCGGCCTGATGCCGTCGGCGGTCCACGAGATGCTGCGCT is a window of Nocardiopsis changdeensis DNA encoding:
- a CDS encoding TetR/AcrR family transcriptional regulator, producing MVTTAGTPRDAERARRAVRILDAAGELLLSLGYGKITMEDVARRAGVGKGTVYLHFPTKEVLFGLVVVRVQLEVGTRLIEAMRTDPAAIMPGATARWIYLTQHETPLVKAILARDPQTLGGIVETVGTTQSGLIGLRARVMQEYFTVLRGHGLLRTDRPVEEQNYLFVSSVLGGLVAPPLLSRQSYPVPEARVRADILGESVRRSLEEDADPDALLAARPEVLALFEGLMGWARKALEEYLPSTE
- a CDS encoding cytochrome P450 family protein, whose protein sequence is MSTQTLFELTAPPADLDHVELLERVRAAGPRARATMGGMEMRLVVDDADARTILSDRRFVVNAENLPGERTVPSRPELLLAMGMRPELITHISEGLLDKDGVDHVRLRKLVSRTFTVRRIEAMRPRIRAIAEKLIAGLPDRAEGASVDLVDHFTYPLPIAVICDLLGVPEEERAPWREWGHTLTSFKFSDLEEMNGTVGSLVDASRRLIALHREHEYDDLLGDLVRVRDEDGDRLSEEELITMIITLVVAGHETTANLIANGTHALLTHPDQLAALREDPGLMPSAVHEMLRWCGPVFQTRPRFATEDVELSTTTIPAGTAVIAMAAGANRDPRVHPEPERFDITRHRGEPGEAHLAFGHGLHYCLGAALARAEGQEALAALLAAFPGLALDPARPPVRQPNLAFVRFEDLYVLL